Below is a window of Solirubrobacterales bacterium DNA.
GAGGGTGACCAGCAGATATCTCCCGGACTCGATCCCGTGGCTGCGACAGGCTGCGAGCGGGCGGAACCGGTGCTCGAGTGCAACCAGGCTGTCGATCATCGTGTTGCCGACAAAGTCGATTCGTTCCGGCGGGATCCCTTCCAGTTCAAGATTCTGGATCGCGTCAGCGGAGTGGACCCAGAGGCGGTCGGCGATCTGGTCGGTGATCACCCGGTTGATCTCCTCCGGCATCGTCCGGTCGTAGCTGCGGAGCCCGGACTCAAGGTGGGCCACCGGGATTCCCAGTTTGCTGGCGGTGAGGGCGGCGGCGACGGTCGAGTTCACGTCTCCGGGGACCACCACCAGATCCGGTCCGATCTCGACCAGCAGCGGCTCCAGGCGCTCCATCACCCGGGCGGTCTGCTGGGCGTGGGTGCCGGAGCCGACCTCGAGCATGTGATCGGGGGCCGGCACCCCAAGCTGCTCGAAGAAGATCTCGCTCATCAGCCGGTCGTAGTGCTGGCCGGTGTGGACGATCACCTGGCCGGTTCTCGGGGAGCGTTCGCGGATGGCGGCGATCAGCGGCGCCATCTTCACGAAGTTGGGCCGGGTGCCGAGAACGTGGACGATCCGCATCGGGTCAGGTTATCGGCGCCATCGCCCACCACGTCTGCCACCGGCGGACCGGCCCGACCCGGCGGTGGGGCCAACCGGTATCCGTGGGGATACCTGAGGGCCCCACCCGAGGGACCTCTACCGGGGTGGGGCCGATGAGTGTCTATGTGGATACCTG
It encodes the following:
- the wecB gene encoding UDP-N-acetylglucosamine 2-epimerase (non-hydrolyzing) produces the protein MRIVHVLGTRPNFVKMAPLIAAIRERSPRTGQVIVHTGQHYDRLMSEIFFEQLGVPAPDHMLEVGSGTHAQQTARVMERLEPLLVEIGPDLVVVPGDVNSTVAAALTASKLGIPVAHLESGLRSYDRTMPEEINRVITDQIADRLWVHSADAIQNLELEGIPPERIDFVGNTMIDSLVALEHRFRPLAACRSHGIESGRYLLVTLHRPALVDGPLLFEAVDRLKQVATDLPVLFPVHPRTRARLEAEGGTGDGTGLRLIDPVGYLEFLSLEADAAAVLTDSGGIQEETTYLGVPCFTLRDNTERPVTIELGTNVLLGLDPARITEIPGI